The Myotis daubentonii chromosome 1, mMyoDau2.1, whole genome shotgun sequence genome includes the window CCACCCCTGGGCCTTGGCACGTCAGCTTAATCTGGGACGTTTCTCCTTCCGCCCTTTACCTAATTCAGCTCATCCAAACTTCAGCTGAAGTGTCATTTTTAAAGCAAGCCCTCCCTAATCTGTCCAAGTCCAATCCCCTATTAACATGGCAGAACttctattttacattatttttaatgcaaaaatgAATGGCCCTCTCCCCCTACATGAGAAGCTCCGTAAGGGCAGAGGCCACACCCATGTTTTTCCGTAGTACTAAGTGCAAAGCTGACTCAACTGCTGGTTTTCTCACTTCAATTCCATAAGCAACACCTGGGTGCTTGTTAAATGCTGCTGCAGCAATTCAGTGGGGGCAGAAGCCTGGGATCTGCATTTTCACAAGCCACCTTCCTAAGTCGATATGGATGCAGAGGGCCTTTCCCAtcgctctaaggcagtggttctcagccttggctgcacgttagaatcacctgggaatctttttaaaattctgatttctgggcctcatcctccggaaattctgtttctttgttatggggtggggccacaacattagtaacaaagaaacagaatttccggaggatgaggcccagaaatcaggattttaaaaagattcccagccctaaccggtttggctcagtggatagagcgtcggcctgcggactgaagggtcccaggttcgattctggtcaagggcatgtaccttggttgggggcacatccccagtaggggtgtgcaggaggcagctgatcgatgtttctaactctatccctctcccttcctctctgtaaaaaaatcaaaatatatttttaaaattgtataaaaaaagattcccaggtgattctaatgtgcagccaaggttgagaaccactgctctaagggctcTAGAGACCTCAAACTCATTTTAGGTTTTTATTCCTTGTCTGTCTACATACAAGCAACCCAGATGTTAACAGGCTTACTTTTATGGCACCTCTGAGGTAGTAAGGGTTAACTTAAACGGGTTGGTTAGAAAATTGGAAAGAGACATAATTAGCACCTGGTGCCTATCATGTGGCATCTGTAACCTTTAAGTCAATAGCCCTCAACTCTGTTGTCATTAGAATCCCCTGCCACTAACTGAAGTgccgccccccacctccaccccagaaCTCTTTCATGGGGCCTTGTGTTTTCCTGGGACTGGGGTGCAGTTAGGAGAGAATCCTTAGGTTAGAGATGGCGAAAACACTTTCCAGTTACAGAACAGCAAGTCGATAGAAACAAAGGCTAAAGCTGTCTTCATCAACTCGAAAAAATCCTTACACTTAGGAGGCCTCCTTAGAAACCAGAAGTCCACtgaatgaatgtatttaacaTCTTAAAGAAGCTGCCTTTAGCAACCCTATTCCAAGCCCCAACTGTGAGACTGATGATTAATAACGCAGTTTTGTTCACAGCACGCCTCTCCCCGCTACCCCGAGTTTGTTACCTACTAGACTGAGGTCGCCAGGATGCCCTGAAGTGCCCGCCCACAGCTAGCCAGCCACTCATGGTTACCCCAAATTGCCCCATACAGCAGGATGGCTCTGCCTCCACCTTCAGAAGCATGCTTATTCAATGGCTAGTTGGCTTCTCTTTATTCATGTGTTGCTTATAAGCTTCAGCCCTACACTCCCACATAAGCAGTAAATCTCACATCTAGGAGCCCCTCTTATACTTTCCTCCAGTGATGAATATGCCTCAGAGCCTGGCTGTTCCAtatgcaatctataataataaaagtgcagtatgctaattagaccggacagctgaacgaccttccggacgtccttctggacaaagccagggccgcgagggccaagcccctggtgtgaattttgtgcatcgggctcctaatgaacaaataataaaCGTGACAGGCCCAGACTGTTAGCACAGGACAAGCTCtcctaaactttattttaaaagacacgATTTTATGCAATTGTTTtgcaattcttttatttaaaggTTTTGTCAAGAAACACAGCCTTGCACGAGGAGGCAAAAAGGAGAAGGGGCACACACAGCCCACTTGTCTGCTCCACTAGCACACGGTCAGTAGGACTGGTTTTTTACATTCatttaaatgatatatttgaAGCTGAACGTGCTGTCACAGGATAGGCGTTTGCCTTTGCATCTCCCACACAAATCTTGTCGGTGGGGCCGTTTAGGGTCAATGTGGCGAAGTTTTATTGAGCAGGAGCATCTAGTCTGTTTACAACTCTGAAAAATCAAATGAGACGCGCGTTCAGAAGGTAACCCCTGGGTGACTTCCTGGAAGTTTAAAAGTTTTTCCCTAGTCCAAATGCTGCTTGAATGCACTCTAAGCAAGGCCCTGTGCTAATCTTGCCTGAATCCTTTCTAGCAAGGATAGGGTTATGAATAGAGGGTGCTTAACCCTTTGCCGTAGTCCCACGTTACATAGGATTTAGTTCGGAATTGCTTCTTTTGAAACAATTTTCTTACAGGAAGTCTTTTCCTGCACTTGAAGGGTGGAGAATAAGCAAGCTGGGGtgaggaaatgaaaaacaaaagaacttttaaataaaaattgaagtatTGCAAAACAAGGAAAGCTACTGTGGGAGGCTAGTGCCTAGTCGCAAGTCATGGCTCTGGGCTGGCATCAAtggcctggcctccccaccccaacctacTGTAAGCGACCTCACACCGAGGCAGAAGGCAAAGACATCCTCCTTTAGAACCTGACCCAACTCTGCCATGACCTCAGTGCGTCCTCACAGTTTGCCACACTTCTGGGGGACTTAGATTTACTTTCAAACAAATGATTCTCCTTTTTGCAAGCTCTCAGCCGAGACTGAACTTTAAAACCCCATGCTTAGCTCGGCTGGTGTGGgtgggtggttgagtgtcaacctatgaaccaggaggtcagggtttcagggttcaattcccaatcagggcacatgctcaatcctggggcggggggaggggaggtgtgcaggaggcagctgatcaatgattctctcgcaccatgaatgtttatctctctctcccttcctctctgaagtcaatttttttttaaaaaaaaaaatcccatgctTACACTAAATGCTttaacttgggcatgtgcttcATAAGAAGCATCTGGGCCAAGCAGGCAACCTTTCCCACCCCATGTTAGCAGGACGGTTCCTATTTTTTCAGTTTGCTATCCCTTACATTAGACTGAGCAGTAGGTGAGGCAAATGTTCTTCCATATTGCAAGTGAGGAACTGGTCTCTAAAGAGGTTACCATGACCGAGATCTGCAAGGGCAGAAGGAAACTGACACTGGGGCCTGTTTACCAGTTGAACATTATTCCGAACTCCTACCAAAAAGCTGTCAAAACCTGGAGGTCCCTGGGAACCTAGCCTCTTTGAGGAACTATATTCAACAAACTGCACCAAAGCCTCTACCACTACCCAGTTCAGACAAAAATGCAAGCTCTTGGCTTACTTGACAGGTGATGGCCTCCACTCGGTAAGGGTTGTACGACTTCTGACAAGTCCTGCAGAACTGCTTAAAGTAAACCTGTgatgcgagagagagagaacgtaAAGCAAGACCTCCGGACACCCCCGTCCGAAAGATGCCCGTCGTGGGGCTGCTTACCTTGTTGGtgccctgcacacaccacacatagGCACTCTCCCAGCGGATGTTGCAGTCCTTGCAGTGGTAATAGCCGTATTTCTGCTCCAAGAACTGAAAAGGACACCAGAGTTTCAACCAACAAGACATCGAATTGTTTCCCTTCATTTCAGAGGCTGAGGAGCATCTATCTCCTACTTAACACTGGCAGCTTCATTCCGGTGGTGGAGGTAAGTAGGATCAGGTTCGAAACAGGAAGGAACGAGGTGAGCGAATGGCCTAATTGAGCAGCTTTGCAAACATGGGCCTAAGACGGTTTACGTGCCAGGTCAACTGGGTTCATAAAGCAAATTAACTGACAAGGACTGAGTGGGTGTTTTCCCTCAGACGGGCAAGGGGAGAGCCAAACACCCAGGGTTTTCTACTCGGTTGGATCAAGTGCTTTTAGAACACAGACGTGGGGGTGGTTACGCTGAAGAACAGGAGTGAGACTCTGAATCCTCAAGTACGTTCAGGTGTTCACCCAAGATGACGTTCTCCAGGCTGCTAGTTCAGTGCCCCCGAACAATGGAGCAGGAATCCAAATGGTGGGTAAGCCACAGCTCATGTGTAGCATGAACAAAAGTACCACTGCCTTACTCTGCAGCTGTCTTCCCGCCCAGGGAGAAACCAATAGCAAACAAGTCTTTGGAGTCAGGCCTTTCAAAGTGAAAGAAATTTGGGGGAGCGCTCAGCGACTTCACAGGTGAGCGAACTGAAGTCCGGGAAGGTTAGGAATTAAGATGCCACATAGTTAGTGCCcagccggcgtgactcagtggttcagagtctatgaactaggacagtggttctcaaccttcctaatgccgccaccctttaatgcagtgcctcatgttgtggtgacccccaaccataaaattattttcgttgctacttcataactgtaatgttgctactgttatgaatcgtaatgtaaatatctgatatgcaggatgtattttcattgttacaaattgaacataattagagcatagtgataatcacaaaaacaatatgtaattatatatgtgttttccgatggtcttaggcgacccctgtgaaagggtgggttgacccccaggttgagaaccgctgatctaggaggtcccggtttgattcccggtcggcacatgtcagggttgcagtCCCtaggaaggggtgtgcaggaggcaaccgatcaatgattctctctcatcattgatgtttctgtccctccatctcccttcctctctgaaataattttttttaaaaaaaaagattgcacaTAGCCTGTGTATAAATTCTAGATTCACTCTCCGCCCCACCCCCTCGTGGCCTCTTGTATCTACCATGCCTTCCCACTCCCTGGGTTACAGCTGTCGGCAGGGGACGCCAGGCCTTTGGGGGTCAGCTAGTGGGGACTGGCCCTCCTAGCCTGCCATACCAACAGCCCAAATGCTTCCGCACTATTATGTTTCTGAGTGGAGGTGCCTTTCAGGAGCAAGGACAGACCCTGAGAGAGGCACTACAGCGGCTCCAGCTTCCAGCGGAAGCTTTGGGAAACCCAGCAAGAATCAGGGGCGAGGCGAACAGCACCCCAGTAGTCGACTGTTGTGGCTTTTGCCATTAAATTGAGAAAAGTGGGTGGGATCCTTGGGCAAGAACTCTCCCGCCAGCAAGCCCACCTTCTgatgctccccgcccccaccccggtaCCCACCTAGATCGTCCACACCGGACAACGTGCCTACGATGGCGTTTAGACAGCAAATACGCCCAGAATACGGACGTTTGAAGGGCGTCTCCCTCGCCAACCTCGGCGCCGGCGTTTTCAATCACAATCCGGCTACAATTAATTTACTCTTGGAGGCGGACGACGCCCGCTGCTGCCAGCGGCTGCGCAACGCCCCCGACGTCCCCGCGCCCAGGAAAGCCTGGCGCTCCCCGCGCCCAGAGCGGAACCAGGAGGAGACGCGCCTCGGGGTCCCCGCGCGCCCGCCCGTCCCGCCGACCCGGGCCTCACCTGGAAGCGCAGGCGCTCCTTGCCCGGCTCCGGGCTCCGCGGCGACGACCTCTCGCCCTCGCCGTCCTGGGCGCCCCCCACCGGCGGCGGCTGCTCCGGGCTCCCGGACGCGCTCCGCGGGGCGGCCTCGCCTCCCCGGGCCTCCCGCGACGGCAGCCCCGGCGCGTCCGCCGACGGCTCCCAGCTCGCGCGcacctccgcctccgcctcctcctcatGGGCCTGCGGCCGCCCCGGCGCCGTCCTCGCCGCCCGCTCTCCCCGCTCGGGGCCGCGGGGCCTCGGAGGGGGCGGCCCTCGCTCTCCACCCGGCGCCGCGGCCTCGGCGCCTTCCAGGAAGGTGGTGACCCGGCGCGAGACCACGGGCGAGTACACGGCGACGGAGCGCGGGAAGCGCGGGAGGCGCGGGCCGCCGCTCGGGGGGCTGCCCGGCTCGGGGCCCGGGCGTGCCGGCTGCGGGGAGGCGGGGCCGCCCGCCGCGTCctcggggccgggggccggggcgtCCGCGTCGCGGGGCCGGCGGGGCAGCGTGCGCCGCCCGAGCGAGCACTGCACCGACGCGTCGCGGCGCGGGTTCACCTGCACCGCCGCGTCCCGGCTGCACGCCCGGCGGGGCCGCGGGATCAGGCCGGGGCCCACCTGCGACAGCAGGGCCATGAGCTGCGCCCGCTGGAAGCTGTCGAAGTACTCGGCGGCCATCAGCTGCCCGTAGCCCGGGAAGGACGGCGGGGCCGCCCCGGCCAaggcgggggaggcgggagggtggTCCCCGGCGCGCGGCCGCCAgccgcccccgcccgccaggcccTTGCCCCTGGCGGCCGCGGGGTAGAGGTAGGGGTACGGGTAGGCGGCGCACGCGGGGTACACGTAGCCGTCCAGGGCCTCGTCCCCGGGGGAAGCCATGCGCGCGGCCGCAGCTGCTCCCGCCCGCCGCCGCGCCCTAAATAGGCGGCCGTGCGGGGGCGGCCCGGAGCCCGCCCCACCGCCGCGCCTTCCCGCCACGCGCGGCCCGGCCGGGAGGgctactcccctcctcccccgcctcccggAGGTCCGCACGGATACCCTGAGATGTTCTGGAAGGAGGCTTCTTGGCGATGCACGCACTGATTTCTACGCGAACTTGCCCACGGGGAAGAGAACTATCACCTGGATGCGCTGAGCCAGGTGGTCCCCATCCCTGGATTGTCCTCGGGGTCTGCACGCCCAGGAAGCCGAGGCGAGGCTGCCCGCCTCTGCCAGTGAGCAAAAGCGAAGGTTTGGTTGGGTTACCTCTGATCTCAGGTTATAGGTTATTCAATGAGCTCAGGGAAGCCTACCTATGAAGCCTTTCAGCACGTGTGGGAAGCGCTCTAGGTCACCCACGTCCAGGCTAATTGTCATCTCCTGGGGCACGtgctcccacccccccacacgcCCCACCTCATACGTGGGCCTTGCGGTGCCCTTGAGTACCTGCAGGTACTAATGACTATTCTTTGGGGTAGAGAGTAGTTCTACAAATTTCCTCATCTAACCATCTCTCCAAGAAGTACATTGATTGGGGGTGTGTTAACATAAATGCATTAGGCCAAGTCAGTccccaattgaaaaaaaaaaatgcactctGTCCAccagaaaaatgtctgttcatcAAGAGATATCAGATCAAGTAATCAAATATGTTagtgtatttttttctgatttgaaaCAGGATTGACACTAAAATACTATATGTCATTATTTAATTGACCTGTTTGGGGATTTTTCTAAATACAGGTCAAATTTCAGCATTGTCAAGTATTCATAAGTTAAGctagcacacttttttttttacaacaattACATTAAACTCAATGATGCTTTACAAATATAGCTTGTTTTTACTCATATGAGATAGTGCACCAAAATTCTACATTTCCCAAACCCCGTTTTCTGAGAGTTTACATCTTTGAAACAGTCACAGAAATTGGTTAATGGTTGAAACCAAAGAGCACGCTTCACTTGTTCAGGCTTCACGTGCGTGTGCAGTCCCAGGTGCAAGTTATCATACGACACTGACTTGTAATTGGTGAAAACGCTTAGTGAATATACCAAGGCGGCCTTACAGCGGTAAGTTCAAAACTGTTACAAGTATGGTATTGTGAGCCAATTGTGACCCTCTAGGTAAACCATATACACTACCACAGACTATAAATACGAAGTAAAACTTCAGCAAGACAGATGCTCCTGTGTGTCTCCACGCTCAGAGAGCAGTCTGAGCGGTTTCCACCATCATCAAGCTCTCTGCGTTCACTGAGCCGTAGGACGTGTCTGCCATCTCCTCTTCTTTCAGTTTCTTGTAAGAAATATCGGTGTCTTCATCTTCATCGAGAGGATCTTGCTTGTGCAGTATTTCGCTtccatacattttatatattagcaCAAAAATCCCTGCTTCTGCAGACTGGAAAAGGGCATAGAGCAAGGGAAACATGTACATGCTCCCTACGAGCCGTGGTGGGAAGGCCAGCTTGAGAATGGCGGTGCAGAGCTGCACGTTCTGGCTGCCCGTCTCCAGGCAGACGGTCCTCTTGCAGTTGGGTGGGAGACGGAAGAGCGCGGCTAAGCCGTAGCCCGAGGCATAGCCTGCTAGAGGCATAAAAATCGCGATCATGTAAACAGTGGCAGGAATACTCGCCAGCAGCTCAGGTCCTAACATAGTGCCGGTCATTATAAAAAGGACCACCAGTGTCACTAGCAGAGACCACAGGGAAACCTGGTGATAGAAAAGGGATAAACAagccatcaaaaaaaaaaaggccattgaAGGGGAAGTCAGGCCAGGGACTCCCAGGCACAGGAAGAAGGGACCCATCTAGTCTGACCTCCCACACAAAATGGAGATCTTTGTGGTCAAGGCCTTGACAGAGGACCCCTGAGGAAGGGCGGACTGCTGGGCGGGAGGCCTCCACAGCCACGGGCACAGCTCTGATTGCCTGGAGGCCTGTTCTTACATCTAGTGATCCAGTGACAGTCTGCCTTCTATAACCGCAAGCCGTTGTCATGGACAGGCCCTCAGAAGCAACACAGACCGCTGcacctgcaaacagccttcagaaGTCTACAAACAGTCACCCCGGGGAAGGCTACTCTTCTCCAGCACCGTCTCCAGGCTCTCAGCCTCCATCGTGTAACTCTGTTCTGGAGTTTTTACTGTTCCGAGCACACGCTGAACTCGTGAATGTGCCTCTCACTAACAGGACAGTCAGAAGGGAGCCCAATACACCAGGATGCTGAATAAATATTATACAAGATACTCATGCTACCAATGTACAGTTGACAAAAGCCAAACATAAATCAAAACTTATATTAAGTTCCAAAGTGTGCCCACATCAAAAGCTTTGttagaagccctagctggtttggctcagtggatagagtgtcaacctgtagattgaagggtcctggcttgattccagtcaagggcatatgctgggttgcaggctcgatccccagtagggggcgtgcaggaggcagccgatcaatgattctctttcatcactgatatttctatttttctctccctctcccatcctctctgaaatcaataaaaaaatttttttaaaagagaaccctgttttttatattaataaaagtttGCCCCTCTGTATAATCAGATTACTTTAGAAAATAATGCAAGTAAAACACAAAAGATGACTTATGAAACCTAAATTGAAACATTGGAGAGACTCGTTTTCTCTCATGTAAAGGAGTTTGCCTGTGCATTTTACAATGGCTAGTTCTGTATGTTACCAACCTCCTGAAATGAGAATGCTGTTCATTGTTTACTCTTATTTACTGCTGTTTCAGTTTTCAAAGAAAGCTTAAcctagaaatatttaaatatttcctccAGTCAC containing:
- the ZAR1 gene encoding zygote arrest protein 1 produces the protein MASPGDEALDGYVYPACAAYPYPYLYPAAARGKGLAGGGGWRPRAGDHPPASPALAGAAPPSFPGYGQLMAAEYFDSFQRAQLMALLSQVGPGLIPRPRRACSRDAAVQVNPRRDASVQCSLGRRTLPRRPRDADAPAPGPEDAAGGPASPQPARPGPEPGSPPSGGPRLPRFPRSVAVYSPVVSRRVTTFLEGAEAAAPGGERGPPPPRPRGPERGERAARTAPGRPQAHEEEAEAEVRASWEPSADAPGLPSREARGGEAAPRSASGSPEQPPPVGGAQDGEGERSSPRSPEPGKERLRFQFLEQKYGYYHCKDCNIRWESAYVWCVQGTNKVYFKQFCRTCQKSYNPYRVEAITCQSCKQTRCSCSIKLRHIDPKRPHRQDLCGRCKGKRLSCDSTFSFKYII